A genome region from Dickeya dadantii NCPPB 898 includes the following:
- a CDS encoding N-acetylmuramidase domain-containing protein — protein sequence MEEARIAFPVGNGQINRVEDVKTVQQLLNSRSNGTLSVDGIVGTRTQAAIIHFQRQILGMGTPDGIVSPHGPTLRKLNHLHTRRPATSQPSFSADSGDSVSEELYLNAARELNCEVAAIKAIVMTETALNSAFISPGKPKILYERHYFRRLTQGRYDRSNPDISGDQYDRYGSNNRQYERLEQAIRLDRRAALMSASWGAFQIMGANYRTAGFDDVESFVAAMSNINGQVFSFINHIKSSTVLLSALQHKDWKKFARHYNGKDYEKKKYDLIIANNYNLLTNR from the coding sequence ATGGAAGAAGCGAGGATTGCTTTTCCTGTTGGCAACGGGCAGATCAACAGAGTTGAAGACGTAAAAACCGTTCAACAGTTGCTGAACAGCCGGTCAAACGGAACACTGAGCGTTGACGGTATTGTCGGCACCAGAACACAGGCAGCCATTATCCACTTTCAACGCCAGATATTAGGAATGGGTACACCTGACGGTATTGTCTCCCCGCACGGACCTACACTGAGAAAATTAAACCATCTTCACACCCGACGCCCGGCAACCTCTCAGCCATCATTTTCTGCCGACTCCGGCGACAGCGTTTCCGAAGAGCTCTATCTGAATGCAGCCAGAGAGCTAAACTGCGAAGTAGCGGCGATTAAAGCGATTGTAATGACTGAAACCGCGCTAAATAGCGCGTTTATCAGCCCAGGTAAACCCAAAATACTTTATGAACGACACTACTTTCGTCGTCTGACACAAGGTAGATACGACCGGTCAAATCCGGATATATCGGGTGATCAATACGATCGTTATGGTTCAAATAACCGTCAATACGAGCGGCTTGAACAAGCAATAAGACTAGACAGGCGAGCAGCATTAATGTCGGCCTCATGGGGAGCTTTCCAGATTATGGGGGCAAATTATAGAACAGCTGGCTTTGATGATGTCGAAAGTTTCGTAGCCGCGATGAGTAATATTAATGGGCAAGTATTTTCTTTCATCAATCATATAAAAAGCTCAACAGTTCTACTTTCAGCGCTACAACATAAAGACTGGAAAAAATTTGCAAGACACTATAATGGCAAGGATTACGAAAAGAAAAAATATGATTTAATTATAGCTAACAACTATAATCTACTAACAAACAGATAA
- the thiB gene encoding thiamine ABC transporter substrate binding subunit, with the protein MLKKLLSCLLLLSAPVFAKPTLTVYTYDSFASEWGPGPGVKTAFEKECDCELKFVALEDGVALLNRLRMEGKNTPADVVLGLDNNLVQAAAQTGLFAPHGVNTSGLTVPGGWHNDTFLPFDYGYFAFVYNKDKLKNPPKSLRELVESDQPWKVIYEDPRTSTPGLGLLLWMQKVYGDKAPQAWQKLAAKTVTVTKGWSEAYGLFLKGEADLVLSYTTSPAYHLIAEKKDNYAAASFSEGHYLQVEVAAQLAGSKNPQLAARFLQFMVSPTFQQIIPTTNWMYPVIKTELPAGYNTLSLPATALEFTSQQVAEQRANWVQAWQRAVSR; encoded by the coding sequence GTGTTAAAGAAATTACTGTCCTGCCTGTTACTGCTGTCCGCCCCCGTGTTCGCCAAACCGACCCTGACGGTCTACACCTATGATTCGTTCGCCTCGGAGTGGGGCCCCGGTCCGGGCGTCAAAACCGCCTTTGAAAAAGAGTGCGACTGCGAGCTGAAATTCGTGGCGCTGGAAGACGGCGTCGCCCTGCTCAATCGCCTGCGCATGGAAGGTAAAAATACCCCGGCGGACGTGGTGCTGGGGCTGGATAATAATCTGGTGCAGGCGGCGGCACAGACCGGCCTGTTCGCCCCGCATGGCGTCAACACCAGCGGGCTGACGGTGCCCGGCGGCTGGCACAACGACACCTTCCTGCCCTTCGACTACGGCTATTTCGCCTTCGTCTACAACAAGGATAAGCTGAAGAACCCGCCGAAAAGCCTGCGCGAACTGGTAGAAAGCGACCAGCCGTGGAAAGTGATCTATGAAGATCCGCGCACCAGCACGCCGGGTCTGGGGCTGCTGCTGTGGATGCAGAAAGTCTATGGCGACAAGGCGCCGCAGGCCTGGCAGAAACTGGCGGCCAAAACCGTCACCGTCACCAAAGGCTGGAGCGAAGCCTACGGCCTGTTCCTGAAGGGCGAAGCCGATCTGGTGCTGAGCTACACCACCTCGCCGGCTTACCACCTTATCGCCGAGAAGAAAGATAATTACGCGGCGGCCAGTTTCAGCGAAGGCCACTACCTGCAGGTGGAAGTGGCGGCGCAACTGGCCGGCAGTAAAAACCCGCAGTTGGCGGCACGCTTCCTGCAATTCATGGTCAGCCCGACCTTCCAGCAGATCATCCCCACCACCAATTGGATGTACCCGGTGATCAAAACCGAGCTGCCCGCAGGCTATAACACCCTGTCTCTGCCGGCCACCGCGCTGGAATTCACCTCGCAGCAGGTGGCCGAACAGCGTGCGAATTGGGTACAGGCATGGCAACGCGCCGTCAGCCGCTGA
- a CDS encoding IS256 family transposase, translated as MDEKKLKALAAELAKGLKTEADLNAFSRMLTKLTVETALNTELTEHLGHEKNAPKSGSNTRNGYSSKTVLCDDGEIELSTPRDRENTFEPQLIKKNQTRITQMDSQILSLYAKGMTTREIVSTFKEMYDADVSPTLISKVTDAVKEQVTEWQNRPLNPLYPIVYLDCIVVKVRHSGSVINKAVFLALGINTDGQKELLGMWLAENEGAKFWLNVLTELKNRGLQDILIACVDGLKGFPEAINSVYPQTHIQLCIIHMVRNSLKYVSWKDYKGVTSGLKAVYQAPTEEAALMALDKFSGIWDEKYPQISKSWRAHWENLNTFFGYPPDIRKAIYTTNAIESLNSVIRQAIKKRKVFPTDDSVRKVIYLAIQSASKKWSMPIQNWRLAMSRFIIEFGDRLSDHL; from the coding sequence ATGGACGAAAAGAAACTCAAAGCACTGGCTGCTGAATTGGCTAAAGGCCTTAAAACCGAAGCTGACCTCAATGCGTTTTCCCGCATGCTGACGAAGTTAACCGTCGAAACCGCGCTCAATACAGAACTGACTGAGCATCTCGGGCACGAGAAAAATGCCCCTAAATCAGGCTCTAATACCCGAAATGGTTACTCGTCTAAAACCGTGTTATGCGACGACGGTGAGATTGAACTGAGTACGCCACGTGACCGCGAAAACACCTTCGAGCCGCAACTGATAAAGAAAAATCAGACACGTATCACGCAGATGGACAGCCAGATTTTATCTCTGTACGCCAAAGGCATGACGACCCGTGAAATCGTTTCTACATTCAAAGAGATGTACGATGCTGATGTGTCTCCCACGCTGATATCCAAAGTGACCGATGCGGTTAAAGAGCAGGTGACAGAATGGCAAAACCGGCCACTGAACCCGCTATATCCCATTGTTTATCTTGATTGTATCGTGGTGAAAGTCCGTCATAGCGGCAGCGTCATTAACAAAGCGGTATTCCTTGCGTTGGGCATCAACACAGACGGCCAGAAAGAGCTGCTGGGTATGTGGCTGGCCGAAAACGAAGGCGCGAAGTTCTGGCTCAATGTGCTGACGGAGCTTAAAAACCGGGGACTTCAGGATATCCTGATTGCCTGCGTGGACGGTCTGAAAGGTTTCCCGGAGGCGATAAACAGCGTTTATCCTCAGACACATATCCAGTTATGCATCATCCATATGGTGCGCAACAGCCTGAAATATGTCTCGTGGAAGGATTACAAGGGCGTCACCAGCGGGCTGAAAGCGGTGTATCAGGCCCCAACTGAGGAAGCGGCGTTGATGGCGCTGGACAAGTTCTCCGGCATCTGGGATGAAAAATACCCCCAAATCAGTAAAAGCTGGCGTGCGCACTGGGAAAATCTCAACACGTTCTTTGGCTACCCGCCGGATATCCGCAAGGCTATCTACACCACCAATGCCATCGAGTCGCTGAACAGTGTTATTCGGCAGGCGATAAAGAAACGTAAGGTGTTCCCGACAGATGATTCGGTACGTAAAGTGATTTATCTGGCAATACAGTCGGCCTCGAAAAAATGGAGTATGCCGATCCAGAACTGGCGGCTGGCGATGAGCCGTTTTATTATCGAGTTCGGTGACCGCCTGAGCGATCACCTTTAA
- the thiQ gene encoding thiamine ABC transporter ATP-binding protein ThiQ, whose product MIALDKLTYLYQHLPMRFDLQAQPGERIAILGPSGAGKSTLLSLIAGFLPADGGRLQLNGQDHLATPPAKRPVSILFQENNLFPHLTLAQNIALGLHPGLKLTADQQGTLRDIAGRMGLSDLLERLPSQVSGGQRQRAALARCLIRQQPILLLDEPFSALDPALRQEMLSLVDEICRDRRLTLLMVSHQLEDAMRIAPRCVLVVDGRIYHDGPTGELASHPDAARILGLR is encoded by the coding sequence ATGATCGCGCTCGATAAGTTGACCTACCTCTACCAGCACCTACCGATGCGCTTTGATTTACAAGCGCAGCCCGGCGAACGCATCGCCATTCTCGGCCCAAGCGGTGCAGGCAAAAGCACGCTGCTCAGCCTGATCGCCGGTTTCCTGCCGGCCGACGGCGGCCGATTGCAGCTCAACGGACAGGATCACCTCGCCACGCCGCCGGCAAAACGCCCGGTGTCGATCCTGTTCCAGGAAAACAACCTGTTTCCTCACCTGACGCTGGCGCAGAATATCGCGCTCGGTCTGCACCCCGGACTGAAACTGACCGCGGACCAACAAGGGACGCTGCGCGATATCGCCGGCCGCATGGGGCTGTCGGACTTACTGGAACGCCTGCCGTCGCAGGTGTCCGGCGGCCAGCGGCAACGGGCGGCACTGGCGCGCTGCCTGATTCGCCAGCAACCAATCCTGCTGCTGGACGAGCCGTTCTCCGCGCTCGATCCGGCTCTGCGCCAGGAAATGCTGTCGCTGGTGGACGAGATCTGCCGGGATCGCCGGTTAACGCTGTTGATGGTGTCGCACCAGTTGGAAGACGCCATGCGCATCGCACCGCGCTGCGTACTGGTGGTGGACGGCCGCATCTATCACGATGGCCCAACCGGGGAACTGGCCAGCCACCCGGATGCGGCGCGGATCCTGGGTTTGAGGTGA
- a CDS encoding DedA family protein yields the protein MEAWLEHLITQSLAWSLTAVLLVAFLESLALVGLLLPGTLMMASLGALIGSGNMGLYPAWGMGIIGCLLGDWISYFIGWRFKDRLHNWSFLQKHRAYLYRTEKMLHQHNMATILIGRFFGPTRPLIPMVAGMLELSPRRFALPNIIGCLTWPPVYLLPGILAGVAIDIPKQADSGSFKWLLLVTAILLWGAGWLVWRLWRVRRGAKAESTGWLTASRLYWLAPLVSVIAAVSLWQLWQHPLMPVYRRLLWQILNG from the coding sequence ATGGAAGCCTGGCTGGAGCATCTGATCACTCAATCGTTAGCCTGGTCGCTGACGGCGGTACTGCTGGTGGCGTTTCTGGAGTCGCTGGCGTTGGTGGGGCTGCTATTGCCCGGCACGCTGATGATGGCGTCGCTGGGGGCGCTGATCGGCAGCGGTAATATGGGGCTGTACCCGGCCTGGGGCATGGGCATCATCGGTTGCCTGCTGGGAGACTGGATTTCCTATTTTATCGGCTGGCGTTTCAAGGACCGGCTGCATAACTGGTCGTTTCTGCAAAAGCATCGGGCGTATCTGTATCGCACGGAAAAAATGCTGCATCAGCACAATATGGCGACCATCCTGATTGGGCGGTTTTTTGGCCCGACTCGTCCGCTGATCCCGATGGTGGCGGGGATGCTGGAGTTGTCGCCCCGGCGCTTTGCGTTGCCGAATATCATCGGCTGCCTTACCTGGCCGCCGGTTTATCTGCTGCCCGGCATTCTGGCCGGCGTGGCGATCGATATCCCCAAACAGGCCGACAGCGGCAGTTTCAAGTGGCTACTGTTGGTCACGGCTATTTTGCTGTGGGGAGCGGGCTGGCTGGTGTGGCGTCTGTGGCGTGTTCGTCGCGGAGCGAAAGCCGAATCAACCGGTTGGTTGACGGCTTCGCGTCTGTACTGGCTGGCGCCGCTGGTGTCGGTTATCGCCGCCGTCAGTCTGTGGCAGCTGTGGCAGCATCCGTTGATGCCGGTGTACCGTCGCCTGCTGTGGCAAATTCTGAATGGCTGA
- the ilvN gene encoding acetolactate synthase small subunit produces the protein MQTPSITAQVTLELSVRNHPGVMSHVCGLFARRAFNVEGIMCMPLPGNEQSRIWLLVKDDQRLPQMISQVEKLEDVLQVTRHGEEMRIFDQVAEFYR, from the coding sequence ATGCAGACCCCATCCATTACCGCACAGGTCACGCTGGAACTCTCGGTACGCAACCACCCAGGCGTGATGTCGCACGTGTGCGGGCTATTCGCCCGCCGCGCGTTCAACGTAGAAGGCATCATGTGTATGCCGCTGCCGGGCAATGAGCAAAGCCGTATCTGGCTACTGGTGAAAGACGATCAGCGCCTGCCGCAGATGATCAGTCAGGTGGAAAAGCTGGAAGACGTGCTACAGGTGACTCGCCACGGCGAAGAGATGCGTATTTTTGATCAGGTGGCGGAGTTTTACCGCTGA
- a CDS encoding Hcp family type VI secretion system effector, translating to MANIIYLKIEGKNQGLISSGCGSYDSMGNKWQKGHENEIFVYELNNAAERIDNVAYQPVEIRKPIDKSTPLLLSTLNENEYLTCTFIFYRTSENGGMEQYFSIKLTDAKVKNIRMHYPSSITHNEYQPEEFISFTYKNMLCEHVKAGTSAYCIWESQLF from the coding sequence ATGGCCAATATCATTTATCTGAAAATAGAAGGTAAAAATCAGGGGCTGATCTCTTCTGGATGTGGATCTTATGACTCAATGGGGAACAAATGGCAAAAAGGGCATGAAAATGAGATTTTTGTCTATGAGCTAAACAATGCAGCAGAGCGTATCGATAATGTTGCATATCAACCTGTTGAAATTAGGAAACCAATTGATAAATCGACACCATTATTATTGAGCACGTTAAACGAGAACGAATATTTAACCTGTACTTTCATTTTCTACCGAACTTCAGAGAATGGGGGGATGGAGCAATATTTCTCAATAAAATTGACCGATGCAAAAGTAAAAAATATCAGAATGCACTACCCCAGTTCGATAACGCACAATGAATATCAACCAGAAGAGTTTATCTCTTTTACTTATAAAAACATGTTATGCGAACATGTCAAAGCCGGAACCAGTGCATATTGCATTTGGGAAAGTCAGCTGTTTTAA
- the ilvB gene encoding acetolactate synthase large subunit, with translation MRYTGAELIIRLLEQQGITTVSGIPGGAALPLYDALGKSRTIRHVLARHEQGAGFIAQGMARASGKAAVCMASSGPGATNLLTAIADAKLDSIPLVCITGQVPSGMIGTDAFQEVDTYGISIPVTKHNYLVRDISELPQVINDAFRLAQSGRPGPVWVDIPKDVQTATIELAELPAPAELTPAPVVDQDALRAAAAMINQAKRPILYLGGGIISAGAHQQAIELAERAGLPTTMTLMALGAMPVDHPLSLGMLGMHAARYTNMILQQSDLLIVLGARFDDRAIGKAEEFCPDARVIHIDIDSAEFGKIRQPHVALHADVAQALDQLLPLVDRQPRADWLAQVRALQHDFPFSMPNADDPLSHYGLIRAVAEQLDDQAIITTDVGQHQMWVAQAYPLRRSRQWLTSGGFGTMGFGVPAAIGAALAEPQRTVVCFSGDGSLMMNIQEMATAVEENLNVKIVLMNNQSLGLVHQQQDLFYQQNFVASDYRYQTNFLAIAAGFGFATCDLNAAENPQAALRDALQQPGPALIHAAIDINEKVFPMVPPGAANIEMIGD, from the coding sequence ATGCGTTATACAGGAGCTGAGCTGATCATCCGTCTGCTGGAGCAGCAAGGCATCACCACAGTGAGTGGTATTCCGGGCGGGGCGGCGCTGCCGCTGTACGATGCGTTGGGAAAAAGCCGTACCATTCGCCACGTACTCGCCCGCCATGAACAGGGAGCCGGATTCATCGCGCAGGGTATGGCGCGCGCCAGCGGTAAGGCAGCGGTTTGCATGGCGTCCAGCGGTCCCGGCGCCACCAACCTGCTCACCGCCATCGCCGATGCCAAACTCGACTCCATTCCGTTGGTGTGCATCACCGGCCAGGTGCCGTCCGGCATGATCGGCACCGATGCCTTTCAGGAAGTGGATACCTACGGCATCTCGATTCCGGTCACCAAGCACAACTATCTGGTGCGCGACATCAGCGAACTGCCGCAGGTGATCAATGACGCCTTCCGGCTGGCGCAGTCCGGTCGTCCCGGTCCGGTCTGGGTGGACATTCCCAAAGACGTACAAACGGCCACCATTGAGCTGGCGGAACTGCCCGCGCCGGCCGAGCTTACCCCGGCGCCGGTAGTGGATCAGGATGCCCTGCGCGCCGCCGCCGCCATGATCAATCAGGCCAAACGGCCGATCCTGTATCTGGGTGGCGGCATTATCAGCGCCGGCGCACATCAGCAGGCTATCGAACTGGCGGAACGCGCCGGGCTGCCTACCACCATGACGCTGATGGCGCTGGGCGCCATGCCGGTGGATCACCCGCTGTCGCTCGGTATGCTCGGCATGCACGCCGCCCGTTATACCAATATGATCCTGCAGCAATCGGACCTGTTGATCGTGCTGGGCGCCCGCTTTGACGATCGCGCCATCGGCAAAGCGGAAGAGTTCTGCCCGGATGCCCGCGTGATCCATATCGATATTGATTCGGCGGAGTTCGGCAAGATTCGCCAGCCGCACGTGGCGCTGCACGCCGATGTGGCGCAGGCGCTGGATCAGTTGCTGCCGCTGGTCGACCGTCAGCCGCGCGCCGACTGGCTCGCCCAGGTGCGCGCCCTGCAACACGATTTCCCGTTCAGTATGCCCAACGCCGACGATCCGCTCAGCCACTATGGTTTGATCCGCGCCGTGGCCGAGCAACTGGACGATCAGGCCATCATTACCACCGATGTGGGCCAGCACCAGATGTGGGTGGCGCAGGCGTATCCGCTGCGGCGCTCGCGTCAGTGGCTGACCTCCGGCGGTTTCGGCACCATGGGTTTTGGCGTCCCCGCGGCTATCGGCGCCGCGCTGGCGGAACCGCAGCGTACCGTGGTCTGTTTTTCCGGCGACGGCAGCCTGATGATGAACATTCAGGAAATGGCTACCGCCGTGGAAGAAAACCTGAACGTAAAAATCGTGTTGATGAACAACCAGTCGCTGGGGCTGGTGCACCAGCAGCAGGATCTGTTCTACCAACAGAATTTTGTGGCCTCCGACTACCGCTATCAGACCAACTTTCTGGCGATTGCCGCCGGATTCGGCTTCGCCACTTGCGATCTGAACGCCGCTGAAAACCCGCAAGCCGCCCTGCGCGACGCCCTGCAACAACCCGGCCCGGCTTTAATTCACGCCGCTATCGATATCAACGAAAAAGTGTTCCCGATGGTACCGCCGGGTGCCGCCAACATTGAGATGATTGGAGATTAA
- a CDS encoding ABC transporter ATP-binding protein — translation MLKASDLQVFYGLIQGLKGIDLEVNNSEIVTLIGSNGAGKTSTLNGIINLVKSTGAVGFLNEDISHSPTHQIVRKGLALVPEGRKVFTNLTIEENLRMGAYNNPVNFTYLRDKMYALFPRLKERRGQMAGTMSGGEQQMLAIARALMSEPVLLMLDEPSLGLAPKVVGELFSTIKQLQKEGITILLVEQNATAALKIADRAYVLENGRIALHGPAQEILANPEVKRMYLGG, via the coding sequence ATGCTTAAGGCCAGCGATCTGCAGGTGTTTTACGGGCTGATTCAGGGGCTAAAAGGCATCGATCTGGAAGTGAACAACAGCGAAATCGTCACCCTGATCGGCAGCAACGGCGCCGGGAAAACCTCAACTCTCAACGGCATCATCAATCTGGTGAAATCCACCGGAGCGGTCGGTTTTCTCAACGAGGATATTTCCCACAGCCCAACGCACCAAATCGTGCGCAAAGGGCTGGCGCTGGTGCCGGAAGGGCGCAAGGTGTTCACCAATCTGACCATTGAAGAAAACCTGCGTATGGGCGCTTACAATAACCCGGTCAACTTTACCTACCTGCGCGACAAAATGTACGCGCTGTTTCCGCGTCTCAAAGAACGGCGCGGCCAGATGGCCGGCACCATGAGCGGCGGCGAACAGCAGATGCTGGCAATCGCCCGCGCGCTGATGAGCGAACCGGTGTTACTGATGCTGGACGAACCAAGCCTGGGGCTGGCGCCGAAGGTGGTGGGCGAATTATTCTCAACCATCAAGCAGTTGCAAAAAGAAGGCATCACCATCCTGCTGGTAGAGCAGAACGCCACCGCGGCGCTGAAAATCGCCGATCGCGCCTATGTGCTGGAAAACGGTCGTATTGCATTGCATGGCCCGGCGCAGGAGATTCTCGCCAATCCGGAGGTTAAGCGGATGTATTTGGGGGGATGA
- a CDS encoding ABC transporter ATP-binding protein, with protein sequence MENNSLLRVEGVTMQFGGLRAIDGVSFTINPAEIFGLIGPNGAGKTTMFNVITANYKPTGGAVWLDGQTLSGLKPNQVVNRGIARTFQNIRLFPSMTVLENVLIGLDRFIPYSFLEAALRIGRFFRAERQARETGMALLEYIGIAEHAHSLATNLSYGNQRKVEIARALATSPKLLLLDEPAAGMNPRETAELAQLIFRMRADYGLTVLLIEHDMSFVNTLCERVMVLDYGKPLFSGTPQDAVNHPEVIAAYLGDIDYA encoded by the coding sequence ATGGAAAATAACTCGCTGTTGCGCGTCGAGGGCGTCACCATGCAGTTTGGCGGCCTGCGCGCCATCGATGGCGTTAGCTTCACCATCAACCCGGCGGAGATCTTTGGGTTGATCGGCCCCAACGGCGCCGGCAAAACCACGATGTTCAACGTGATCACCGCCAACTATAAACCGACCGGCGGCGCCGTCTGGCTGGACGGGCAGACGCTAAGCGGGCTGAAACCCAATCAGGTGGTCAACCGTGGTATCGCCCGTACTTTCCAGAATATCCGCCTGTTTCCATCGATGACGGTACTGGAGAACGTGTTGATCGGTCTTGATCGCTTTATTCCATACTCGTTTCTGGAGGCGGCGCTGCGTATCGGCCGCTTCTTCCGTGCCGAACGGCAGGCGCGGGAAACCGGCATGGCGCTGTTGGAATACATCGGCATCGCCGAACATGCGCATTCGCTGGCGACCAACCTCAGTTACGGCAACCAGCGCAAGGTGGAGATTGCCCGCGCACTGGCGACCTCGCCCAAGCTATTGCTACTGGATGAACCGGCGGCCGGCATGAACCCGCGCGAAACGGCCGAGCTGGCGCAGCTGATTTTCCGCATGCGCGCCGACTACGGTCTGACGGTGCTGCTGATCGAGCACGATATGTCGTTCGTCAACACGCTGTGCGAACGGGTGATGGTGCTGGATTACGGCAAACCGCTGTTCAGCGGCACGCCGCAGGACGCGGTGAATCACCCCGAGGTGATAGCCGCCTATCTGGGGGACATCGATTATGCTTAA
- the thiP gene encoding thiamine/thiamine pyrophosphate ABC transporter permease ThiP has product MATRRQPLIPGWLWPGLLAAALLTGTATLAFAALWLDAPGAPWRSLWDDSYLWHVIRFSFWQALLSALLSTLPALFLARALYRRRFPGHRLLLRLCAMTLVLPVLVAVFGILSVYGREGWLARLLMQVGIEYRFSPYGLRGILLAHVFFNLPLATRLFLQALEGIATEQRQLAAQLGLRGWHFFRLVEWPWLRRQLLPAGALIFMLCFASFATVLALGGGPQATTIELAIYQALSFDYDPARAALLALLQMVCCLGLVLLSQRLGQLLAVGAGNRLSWRDPQDSRFSRVTDTLLIAAALLLLLPPLLAVVADGLNRSLPGVLRQPALWQTLRTSLRIALAAGALSVVLTLMLLWSSRELKLRQRRLPAQLLDISGMLILAMPGIVLASGFFLLFNRTVGLPASPYGLVVLTNALLAIPYAMKVLENPMVDTAARYSLLCQSLDIRGWHRLRVVELKALRAPIAQALAFASVLSVGDFGIIALFGNEQFRTLPFYLYQQIGAYRSADGAVTALLLLLLCFMLFTLIEKLAGLNDRAR; this is encoded by the coding sequence ATGGCAACGCGCCGTCAGCCGCTGATTCCCGGCTGGCTGTGGCCGGGGCTGCTGGCGGCCGCGCTGTTGACCGGCACCGCGACGCTGGCGTTCGCCGCGCTGTGGCTGGACGCACCCGGTGCGCCCTGGCGATCGCTGTGGGATGACAGTTACCTGTGGCATGTCATCCGCTTCAGCTTCTGGCAGGCGCTGCTGTCGGCGCTGCTTTCCACCCTGCCCGCGCTGTTCCTGGCGAGGGCGTTGTACCGCCGCCGCTTTCCCGGTCATCGCCTGCTGTTACGCCTGTGCGCGATGACGCTGGTGCTGCCGGTGCTGGTGGCGGTATTCGGCATTCTCAGCGTCTACGGCCGTGAAGGCTGGCTGGCGCGCCTGCTGATGCAGGTCGGCATCGAATACCGTTTTTCGCCTTACGGTTTGCGGGGCATTCTGTTGGCCCACGTCTTTTTTAATCTGCCGCTGGCGACCCGGCTATTTTTACAGGCGCTGGAAGGTATCGCCACCGAGCAGCGCCAGCTGGCGGCCCAGCTTGGCCTGCGCGGCTGGCACTTTTTCCGGCTGGTGGAGTGGCCGTGGCTGCGCCGCCAGCTGTTGCCCGCCGGCGCGCTGATTTTCATGCTGTGTTTCGCCAGCTTCGCCACCGTGCTGGCGCTGGGCGGCGGTCCACAAGCCACTACCATTGAACTGGCGATCTATCAGGCGCTCAGCTTTGATTATGACCCGGCGCGCGCCGCGTTGCTGGCGCTATTGCAGATGGTGTGCTGTCTGGGGTTGGTACTACTCAGCCAACGGCTGGGCCAGTTGCTGGCGGTGGGCGCCGGCAACCGCCTGAGCTGGCGCGATCCGCAGGACAGCCGGTTCAGCCGCGTTACCGATACACTGCTGATTGCGGCGGCGCTGCTGCTGCTGTTGCCGCCGCTGCTGGCGGTGGTGGCGGACGGCCTGAACCGTTCACTGCCGGGCGTGTTACGCCAGCCGGCGTTATGGCAAACGCTCCGGACCTCGCTGCGCATCGCGCTGGCCGCCGGCGCGCTCAGCGTGGTGCTGACATTGATGCTGCTGTGGAGCAGCCGGGAACTGAAACTGCGCCAGCGGCGGCTGCCCGCCCAGTTGCTGGATATCAGCGGAATGCTGATTCTGGCGATGCCGGGGATTGTGCTGGCGTCCGGTTTTTTCCTGCTGTTTAACCGCACCGTCGGGTTACCGGCTTCCCCTTACGGGCTGGTGGTATTGACCAACGCGCTGCTGGCCATTCCTTATGCGATGAAAGTGCTGGAAAACCCGATGGTCGACACGGCGGCGCGTTACAGTCTGTTGTGCCAGTCGCTGGATATCCGCGGCTGGCATCGTCTCAGGGTGGTGGAACTGAAGGCGCTGCGCGCGCCCATCGCGCAGGCGCTAGCCTTTGCCAGCGTGCTGTCGGTGGGCGATTTCGGCATCATCGCCTTGTTCGGCAACGAACAGTTCCGCACCCTGCCGTTTTATCTTTATCAGCAAATTGGCGCTTATCGCAGCGCCGACGGCGCGGTGACGGCGCTGCTACTGCTGCTGCTGTGTTTTATGCTGTTTACCCTGATTGAGAAACTGGCAGGCCTTAATGATCGCGCTCGATAA